The sequence TCTTGTCTATGATCAGGAAGCCAGATATTTTACCAGAATCATCGAAGTACCACCGGAGCTCGAATAGCGCTGGTTTGACATCAAGAAGTCTGTCGAAGTCGTCAGTCACCAAGGCTTCAGCAACCACGGTCTCTCCATCAAGCCTGAACCACTGGTAATCGGTGCTTCCGTGTAGTGCGAAGTACCAGTCGACGACAGGCCCGGTGATCTTCCAGTCCCGGCCTTCCCCGACCCGCTCTCCGGACCAAAGACGCGGGTTATCTGTCAACAGCTCGGAAGCCTCGGCTGTTCTTTGATTGGTTCTGAGCTCGCAGAATTCCCGAACTCGCTTGACCTTCCAGTGTTCACCGACCTGTCCCAGGGAGGACTGCAACGGAATGATGAGCATTATCAGTAGAAGTGCCGCATGTTTCGCAGAGGTTCGCTTCGCCATCTCGGTATTCTCCTATCCGGAGTACGCCTAACGTTGCTGCCGCTCACCGGCGCTGCGAAGCTGCGCCCGCTGCAGCGGCCGGGTTGGGCGGCAAGTTGCTCTCGGCTGGAAAGAGCGTTCTCTCATCGACGATGATCCCGCGTAGGTCAGCCCCTCTGAAATCGGCACCCTTGAAATGGGCTCCGGGAAAGGCGGCACCCTCGAAATTCGCCCCATCAAAACGCGCATCACGGAACCCAGCATCCTTGAACAATGCCTCGGGAAAGTAGGTGAGTGTAAAGTTACCCCTGTCGAATCGGGACCTGGAAAAGTCAGAAAGACTGAAGTCTGCCTCCCGGGCGCGGGATGCCGCAAGGTTCATCTGGTCGCGCAGCTGTTCAATCTCCCGCACTTTCGCATCGGCACGTTCCTTAGCAACTGAAGCCACAAACCCGCTGCATGCGAGCAAAATCAGGACGCTGCCAACGGCTGTCATCCCCAGAACCGTGCGCTTTTCTGGCGGCGCTTGGCTGTTCTGTATGATGCCTCCGGCCGCAACAGCGAACGACGTAAGAAGAATGAGGAATGTGGCCATCGTCAGCAAACCCCTATGAAGCTCAAGTCTGCGACCGCCCAACGGGGTTGAAGCTCACAGGGACCGTCGGCACGCCCCGCTCCGCGGATGCAGGTAGGGCCAACAGCGAGGAACGGGTCTGCCGCGATTGCTCCGGTTCACGGCGTCCGGTGGAGCGCCCTGGTTGTGCGCCTATTGGTTGCTCGACCTCGCACCCCGCCCTTCGATCACCTTGCGAAGTGCTTCGTTGACGGAGACGGCATCCGGGAACACCTTCGCTACATCGGGATCGAGCACCACCACGGTGCAACCGCCCGAGAACCTCTCTGCGTACTTTCCACGTACCCCACTGCTGAAATCGTAGTGGGGACGTAGGTCGGTGTCCTTTTGATTCTGCTTATCCATTTTCATAGTCTCTTCGTTCGCCTCGATCGGCTTTTCGTGCACTTATGATCCGAATTCGGTCGCCTCGATCTGTGTGAGACACGACGAGCAACCGGCCCCTTTGGTCTTGGCCCAGTAGGATGAACCGCTCTTCGGCCGTCGAGTGATCCGGATCAGGGATGGTGAAGGACAGCGGATCCATGAAGGCAGGAATCGCCTCTCTAAAGGCGATGCCATGCTTTCTGCGGTTCGCTTCATCCTTGGCCGTATCCCATTCAAACGTCACCCCCATTGCCCAAGTCTACCATCGGCTCCAGACCGACGGCGCACGATCGCTCGGCTCGAAATTCAGCGCCACGCGCAGCGTGTGCGTCTGGAATTTCTGGGTTCGACGTGGTGGGAGAGGACACTTTACTCACCATAGACTCCGAGAACCTGGTCTGCCTTCGCTAAGGTCTTGGCTGAAACAGACTTCCTTTTTCCTTGCGCCGCGCCGAGGTGCTTAAGCAGTCGTGCCGAAGCGAGCATCACTCCCTTCAGCTGATGGATCCTTGCGTCATACTTGTCCGCATCGGCAGCACCCAAGTCTAGCCCTTCGAATAATTCTTCGAGCCGAAGGATCCAGGGCCTGTCCTCGGATTCCTCATCGTCGTGAATCTTCTCGAATTCGCGAAATCCAATCACGTCGAATCTCCGGCCCTCTCCGTTTTTCTCCGAAAGCATCAGATCTCCGATTCCTGACTGCCAATCCCGGTACAGAAAAGCTTCCTTGACTCCAATGATACGAGTGATTGCGGGGACATTCGCTTTTATCTCTGAGGCGGATAGCGAGGTGGTGCCCAGAGCGGAGGTCAGGTCTGCAACAATTCCAAGGCAGAGTTCTTCTTGTGCGGCAGAGTCCAACTGACTTGCGACCACAACACCGTGTTGATGAACAGTCTTCTTGATCATTCTCTCGATTTGCGCTGAGATTCGTGCTTTGCGCTCCGAACTCGGAGGCTCGTCCCATTCCAAGTGCTTGCACAAGCGCGAAAAGCGATTCAGTTCAACATGGGGACCGTCCGCAAGCGCGGCCTCCAGTTCACCGATTCCACGTTCGATTGCCCGAGCATCCTCAGCAGTCGGTGATGCCAGGAAAGAGAGCTCGATTCGAATCGCACGGATCCAGCCCAGCAAGCTCGCAAGTCGGAAGAGGGTACTCTTCATCTTGTACTCTTCATACCTCGTCCTTGGTCGTGGGCTGGTCAAGAATGCAGCTCTCCCCTCCTGGTGGAAAATTTCATCGAATCGCCACAGAATGCTAGTCGTGATCGAAGCTAGGGGGTCAGCATACTGCCGAAAAACGGTCTCTGCGACTTTCGATTTCTCACGGTCCTCAAAAAACACTCGGATTAAGAAATCCTTAATCGCTACTGTCGCAATCGCCGTTACGAGCGCAGTTACTGACGCGACAATAGCCGCCTGGATCTTTAGGTCAAGGCTCAAGAACCACTGCAACAGAATCAGCTCCTATTGGATG comes from Acidobacteriota bacterium and encodes:
- a CDS encoding pentapeptide repeat-containing protein, with the translated sequence MATFLILLTSFAVAAGGIIQNSQAPPEKRTVLGMTAVGSVLILLACSGFVASVAKERADAKVREIEQLRDQMNLAASRAREADFSLSDFSRSRFDRGNFTLTYFPEALFKDAGFRDARFDGANFEGAAFPGAHFKGADFRGADLRGIIVDERTLFPAESNLPPNPAAAAGAASQRR
- a CDS encoding BrnT family toxin, with translation MGVTFEWDTAKDEANRRKHGIAFREAIPAFMDPLSFTIPDPDHSTAEERFILLGQDQRGRLLVVSHTDRGDRIRIISARKADRGERRDYENG